CAGCGGTGACCGAACGGGTCGACGATGGTCGCGTTGCGCGAGCCGTGGCCTTCGTAGATTTCACGCTGCACCGTCGCGCCGTGCTCGCGGACCCGCTGCAATGCGGCATCGGTGTCGGCGACATGCAGCATCAGGCTGACCGATACCGCGCCCGGCTGCGGACCCCGCAATCCCAACTCGGGGTACTCGTCGGCCAGATACAGCACCCCGTCGCCGATCTCGAGCTCGGCATGCCCGATCCGGCCGTCGTCCATCGCCATTGGTTCACCGACCACCACTGCGCCGAACGCCGCGGCGTACCAGTCGATCGCGGCCCGCGCGTCCCGTACGGACAGGTAGGGGAGTGCGGCCGGGCGGGGTGCGGGGGCGGGCTGTGCGGGCAGTTCGGAAATGGTTGCGCTCGAGAAGGCGGATGTGGCGGTCATGACAACTCCTCCGGGGGGTAGTGACAGAGCGGACTCCAGCCGCGCACGCAACCGCGCGGTGAAGCCCGGATCGGGTTGCACCGGAAGGTCTTCGGTGCGCAGCACGTCGAGCGGATCGCGCTGACTCATGACGTGCCCCCTTCCGGATACTCTTTTCGGAACGCTCTCTTGGCGCGAACCAGCAGCGCCTCGGTGGCGTGCACGGTGCGCCCGAGCAAGGCGGCGCACTCGCCGACGCTGCAGTCATCCATATAACGCAGCACCAGCACCGCGCGGTGTGAGTCGCTCAGTCTCTCCAGCACGCTCTCGGCGACCAGCCGGTCCAGCTCGGCATCCCAGTCGTCGGGCGGGTCTCCCGGCTCCGGTGGATCGGCCACCGGCACCGGATCCCGCCGGCGCCGGTAGTGGTCGGCCAGTTTGTGCCGCGCCACTCCCATCAGCCAGGGCATGGCGATCGGCGGCGGATCACCTGCACGTGCGGCGGCTCGCGCGGTTTGCAGTCCGGCCAGGAACGTCTCCGACGTCAGATCCTCCGCCGTCCCGCGGTCGCCGCAGCGGCGCACGAAGTAGCCGTAGACGACCGGCAGCGCTTCGTCGTACAGCTCCAGCAGCGCGCTCGCGACGTCGCGCTCGCGGTGCGGTTGGGCGCTCACATTCTTAATATCGTTGTGGCGGCCCGAACTCCGACGGGGTCAGCGAAAAAACTTTTCCCCGGCGTCACTGCCAGTGCACCGGGGCGCCGTGGGCGTGGCATTCGGCCAGCACCCGCTCCTCGCCGCCGGGCCATGCGGTCGCCCGCACCAGGAATTTCAGCGTGCCCTCCGGCCCCTCTCGCGCCGGCTCGAGAGTCAGGTGCGCCAACGGTTTCAGCGCGTCCGCCTGCGCGGCCAGCCTGTCGATCCCGGCCCGCACCGCGGCGCGTTCGTCCGTGGAAAGGTACTGCCAGGTGATCGAATGCCACAGCACGGTCAGCGCACCTTCGGCCAGGGTCAGCCCGGCGACGGCATCCGCCGCCGTGCAGCGCTCCAAGTGCGCCGGCACCTCGCGGGCCACCGCGATGGCGCCGCGCACCCGGGTCAGTCTGGCGTGCTGGTCGGGCCACACGTAACTGAGCACGGTCAACTCCCCGTCGGGTTCAGTCACGTCGATTGGCGCGATGTCGTAACCGTGCCGTTCGGCGATCTGCAGTCCGCCGCCCGGGGGTAGCTGGCCGTGCCATGCGTCATCGATCACTACCGGCGAGTCGGGCGGTCCCCACTGATTGCCGGCGTATCGGTAGTGGTACCGGTCGGCGCGCAGATTCAGCCCGGCGCTGCTGCCGATCTCGAAAAGCCTTATCGGCAATCGGAATTCGCTGTGAAGGTGCAGCAGGCCACCGATCAGTGCCGCCGACCGGCCCACCTCGTTGGTCTGCGGAGGACGGCGCAGCGCCGCCCGCAACGCGTCGGGCCGCTCGGCCGCGACGTGCAGAATCTCGGGCCAGGCGCGCTGCGCGTCCCAGCTGCCGCCCGCGCTGGGATACCAGCGGCGCAGATGTGCCGCCCGTCCGTCGAGCACCATGCGGTGCAGCCCGCCGAGCAACCGCAGCGGCAGCGCCTGGCCCGATGGCGCCTCCTCGTGACCGGTGAGGATGCTCGCGAACACGCCGCCGGTCTCCACGTCGCCGGCCACCAGGTCGAAGAGTTCGCCGTACATCGCCGACCCGGATCGGGCGCAGAAGCGGCCCTGCGACCGGAGGGTGTGCAGCAGATGCTCTATGGCGCTCACTCGAGTGAGTCCAGGCCCGCCCCGATGACGTCGAACGCATTACCGAGCGCCTCGGGCAGCGAAACCGACTCATCGCCGAGCCAGTGCTCGTAAGCGCTCAGCGCGACCCCGAGCATCGTCCACGCGACGGTCTGCGGGACCAGGTCGGTCGTCTTGCCGCCCGACCTGCGGGCGACGAAGCCGGCGATCACCTCCCGCCAGCCTGCGTACATCGTCAACGAATACGCCTGCAGCTCAGCCGTTTCCAGGATCACCCGCATGCGCTGGCGATGCCGGACCGACTCGCATTCGTCGAAGGTGTTGAACGCCAGCAGTGCCCCGCGCAGCGCCTCGCGCAGCGGTACCCGTGGATCGACGCGGTCCAGCAGTTCCTGCAGTTGTTCGAGGTGGGCGTCGAAGTCGCCCCACGGAATCGCGTTCTTGGAGGCGTAGTAGCGGAACAGGGTTCGGCGCGCTATCCCGGCGGCATGTGCGACGTCGTCGACGCTGACCTCAGCGAACCCGCGTGCCGCGAACAGGTCGATCGCGACGTCAGTGATGTGCAAAGGCGTCGTCGAGCGGCGCCTGCCCACCCGCGACTCCGGCAGCATCAGACCCCGCCCTTCCATTTCGGCACTCGATGCCATATTCTGGCCACGGTCGTGAGATTGTGACCAGCACCACCCATCATTGCCGAATTCCTTCGATGAAAGGCAACCGCCA
This genomic stretch from Mycobacterium paragordonae harbors:
- the mftR gene encoding mycofactocin system transcriptional regulator (MftR, the mycofactocin system transcriptional regulator, is an uncharacterized TetR family DNA-binding transcription factor. Its role is inferred by context. It occurs as part of the biosynthesis locus for mycofactocin, a partially characterized electron carrier derived from the terminal Val-Tyr dipeptide of the precursor peptide MftA, through a radical SAM enzyme-mediated process.) translates to MLPESRVGRRRSTTPLHITDVAIDLFAARGFAEVSVDDVAHAAGIARRTLFRYYASKNAIPWGDFDAHLEQLQELLDRVDPRVPLREALRGALLAFNTFDECESVRHRQRMRVILETAELQAYSLTMYAGWREVIAGFVARRSGGKTTDLVPQTVAWTMLGVALSAYEHWLGDESVSLPEALGNAFDVIGAGLDSLE
- a CDS encoding DUF2332 domain-containing protein, which produces MSAIEHLLHTLRSQGRFCARSGSAMYGELFDLVAGDVETGGVFASILTGHEEAPSGQALPLRLLGGLHRMVLDGRAAHLRRWYPSAGGSWDAQRAWPEILHVAAERPDALRAALRRPPQTNEVGRSAALIGGLLHLHSEFRLPIRLFEIGSSAGLNLRADRYHYRYAGNQWGPPDSPVVIDDAWHGQLPPGGGLQIAERHGYDIAPIDVTEPDGELTVLSYVWPDQHARLTRVRGAIAVAREVPAHLERCTAADAVAGLTLAEGALTVLWHSITWQYLSTDERAAVRAGIDRLAAQADALKPLAHLTLEPAREGPEGTLKFLVRATAWPGGEERVLAECHAHGAPVHWQ
- a CDS encoding RNA polymerase sigma factor yields the protein MSAQPHRERDVASALLELYDEALPVVYGYFVRRCGDRGTAEDLTSETFLAGLQTARAAARAGDPPPIAMPWLMGVARHKLADHYRRRRDPVPVADPPEPGDPPDDWDAELDRLVAESVLERLSDSHRAVLVLRYMDDCSVGECAALLGRTVHATEALLVRAKRAFRKEYPEGGTS